The Octopus bimaculoides isolate UCB-OBI-ISO-001 chromosome 13, ASM119413v2, whole genome shotgun sequence genome includes a window with the following:
- the LOC106880712 gene encoding fucose-1-phosphate guanylyltransferase isoform X1 produces MDSPQRTKVVHFMQDLFSKYDKIRGQNKDSGHTPFWDAVLITTADEDQKQGYQLQIEAKVKRNELPLNLEIHVISDPPGVKLGNGGATFTALSFLEKFYGDKFFSMKILLIHAGGLSKRLPSNSILGKIFSVLPCGIPCYQMLDIKLALYWPFVPKMNPGIFLTCADDIITYNMDNEGDWSLKAEGFTALAHPSPIEVGTGHGVYIVKEKRSVNENVQLAECTTVLQKPSVETMSKLGAVIYNENDTKNSIVYTDSAYFFTSSVSKMLLTYAKSHGPFNCEIDAYGDFLQALGTDPLSDYVNNLQNITTASGDLLNTRKEVFKLLKGTPLNLIILNSSQFFHIGSMPEMLHNFCKSDNFKIGLGLSNDSFNVWLDEQSEEPEPVAKRSHLKGKNEGCLIHSLLPVGSCISSLAVLEFCNFDCLIHVSKNCLLSNCEFLGSISEESKITIPENTFMHTIPVIVKDNLKYVTIIFHIKDNLKKCVPLTDFANIPFLGDTLGKAVDKFSIPKSQVVSDKNQPEVSLWNVDIFPLADTMSESFQLALTMLMSFNDDRKALNLESYQLVSINSILKYKAIHEMLKYRQKLFDKINVQY; encoded by the exons GGCAAAATAAAGACAGTGGACATACTCCTTTTTGGGATGCTGTTCTCATCACAACTGCTGACGAAGATCAGAAACAAGGTTATCAGCTCCAGATTGAAGCAAAAGTGAAGAGAAACGAGTTACCTCTTAACCTAGAAATCCATGTGATTTCTGACCCACCTGGTGTTAAACTAG GAAATGGTGGTGCCACGTTTACAGCTTTGTCTTTCCTGGAAAAATTCTATGGTGATAAATTCTTTTCTATGAAAATCCTGTTAATTCATGCTGGTGGTCTTAGCAAACGCCTTCCAAGTAACAGCATACTTGGTAAGATCTTCTCTGTTCTTCCTTGTGGAATCCCATGCTACCAGATGCTTGACATAAAACTTGCTCTCTACTGGCCTTTTGTACCAAAAATGAATCCTGGAATATTTTTGACTTGTGCAGATGACATTATCACATACAACATGGACAATGAAGGTGACTGGTCTCTTAAAGCTGAAGGTTTCACTGCACTAGCCCATCCATCCCCCATTGAAGTTGGAACTGGACATGGTGTGTAcattgtaaaagagaaaagatcagTAAATGAAAATGTGCAATTAGCTGAATGCACAACAGTTTTGCAAAAGCCATCTGTTGAGACAATGAGTAAACTAGGTGCTGTGATATATAACGAAAATGATACCAAAAACTCTATTGTATATACAGACAGTGCATACTTCTTCACAAGTTCAGTTTCTAAGATGCTTCTAACTTATGCCAAGAGCCATGGACCTTTCAATTGTGAAATTGATGCTTATGGTGATTTTCTACAAGCTCTTGGTACTGATCCCTTATCTGATTATGTGAACAATTTGCAGAATATTACTACAGCAAGTGGAGATCTGCTTAATACAAGGAAGGAAGTTTTCAAGCTTTTGAAAGGCACACCTTTAAACCTAATTATTTTGAACTCTTCTCAGTTTTTCCATATTGGCTCAATGCCAGAAATGTTGCATAATTTTTGCAAAAGTGATAATTTCAAGATTGGTCTTGGTTTAAGCAATGATTCATTTAATGTTTGGTTAGATGAACAATCAGAAGAACCGGAGCCTGTCGCTAAGAGAAGTCATCTTAAAGGTAAAAATGAGGGATGTTTGATTCATTCATTATTACCTGTTGGAAGTTGTATTTCTTCATTAGCAGTATTAGAGTTTTGTAATTTTGATTGTTTAATCCATGTTTCAAAGAACTGTTTGCTGAGCAACTGTGAATTCCTTGGATCCATTTCTGAGGAATCAAAAATCACAATCCCAGAAAATACCTTTATGCATACAATACCTGTTATTGTCAAGGACAATTTAAAGTATGTAACTATTATCTTCCACATTAAAGACAATCTTAAGAAGTGTGTGCCACTTACAGACTTTGCAAACATCCCATTTTTGGGGGATACTTTAGGCAAAGCTGTAGATAAATTTAGTATTCCAAAATCTCAGGTTGTTTCAGATAAAAACCAACCAGAGGTTAGTTTGTGGAATGTTGATATTTTCCCACTTGCGGACACCATGTCGGAGTCTTTTCAACTGGCATTAACTATGTTAATGTCTTTTAATGATGATCGCAAGGCCTTAAACCTAGAATCTTATCAATTAGTTTCCATCAACTCTATCCTCAAATATAAAGCTATTCACGAAATGCTGAAATATAGACAAAAactatttgataaaattaatgtTCAGTATTAA
- the LOC106880712 gene encoding fucose-1-phosphate guanylyltransferase isoform X2 — protein sequence MLLKQNINKNSILSRYDGPVTKGQNKDSGHTPFWDAVLITTADEDQKQGYQLQIEAKVKRNELPLNLEIHVISDPPGVKLGNGGATFTALSFLEKFYGDKFFSMKILLIHAGGLSKRLPSNSILGKIFSVLPCGIPCYQMLDIKLALYWPFVPKMNPGIFLTCADDIITYNMDNEGDWSLKAEGFTALAHPSPIEVGTGHGVYIVKEKRSVNENVQLAECTTVLQKPSVETMSKLGAVIYNENDTKNSIVYTDSAYFFTSSVSKMLLTYAKSHGPFNCEIDAYGDFLQALGTDPLSDYVNNLQNITTASGDLLNTRKEVFKLLKGTPLNLIILNSSQFFHIGSMPEMLHNFCKSDNFKIGLGLSNDSFNVWLDEQSEEPEPVAKRSHLKGKNEGCLIHSLLPVGSCISSLAVLEFCNFDCLIHVSKNCLLSNCEFLGSISEESKITIPENTFMHTIPVIVKDNLKYVTIIFHIKDNLKKCVPLTDFANIPFLGDTLGKAVDKFSIPKSQVVSDKNQPEVSLWNVDIFPLADTMSESFQLALTMLMSFNDDRKALNLESYQLVSINSILKYKAIHEMLKYRQKLFDKINVQY from the exons GGCAAAATAAAGACAGTGGACATACTCCTTTTTGGGATGCTGTTCTCATCACAACTGCTGACGAAGATCAGAAACAAGGTTATCAGCTCCAGATTGAAGCAAAAGTGAAGAGAAACGAGTTACCTCTTAACCTAGAAATCCATGTGATTTCTGACCCACCTGGTGTTAAACTAG GAAATGGTGGTGCCACGTTTACAGCTTTGTCTTTCCTGGAAAAATTCTATGGTGATAAATTCTTTTCTATGAAAATCCTGTTAATTCATGCTGGTGGTCTTAGCAAACGCCTTCCAAGTAACAGCATACTTGGTAAGATCTTCTCTGTTCTTCCTTGTGGAATCCCATGCTACCAGATGCTTGACATAAAACTTGCTCTCTACTGGCCTTTTGTACCAAAAATGAATCCTGGAATATTTTTGACTTGTGCAGATGACATTATCACATACAACATGGACAATGAAGGTGACTGGTCTCTTAAAGCTGAAGGTTTCACTGCACTAGCCCATCCATCCCCCATTGAAGTTGGAACTGGACATGGTGTGTAcattgtaaaagagaaaagatcagTAAATGAAAATGTGCAATTAGCTGAATGCACAACAGTTTTGCAAAAGCCATCTGTTGAGACAATGAGTAAACTAGGTGCTGTGATATATAACGAAAATGATACCAAAAACTCTATTGTATATACAGACAGTGCATACTTCTTCACAAGTTCAGTTTCTAAGATGCTTCTAACTTATGCCAAGAGCCATGGACCTTTCAATTGTGAAATTGATGCTTATGGTGATTTTCTACAAGCTCTTGGTACTGATCCCTTATCTGATTATGTGAACAATTTGCAGAATATTACTACAGCAAGTGGAGATCTGCTTAATACAAGGAAGGAAGTTTTCAAGCTTTTGAAAGGCACACCTTTAAACCTAATTATTTTGAACTCTTCTCAGTTTTTCCATATTGGCTCAATGCCAGAAATGTTGCATAATTTTTGCAAAAGTGATAATTTCAAGATTGGTCTTGGTTTAAGCAATGATTCATTTAATGTTTGGTTAGATGAACAATCAGAAGAACCGGAGCCTGTCGCTAAGAGAAGTCATCTTAAAGGTAAAAATGAGGGATGTTTGATTCATTCATTATTACCTGTTGGAAGTTGTATTTCTTCATTAGCAGTATTAGAGTTTTGTAATTTTGATTGTTTAATCCATGTTTCAAAGAACTGTTTGCTGAGCAACTGTGAATTCCTTGGATCCATTTCTGAGGAATCAAAAATCACAATCCCAGAAAATACCTTTATGCATACAATACCTGTTATTGTCAAGGACAATTTAAAGTATGTAACTATTATCTTCCACATTAAAGACAATCTTAAGAAGTGTGTGCCACTTACAGACTTTGCAAACATCCCATTTTTGGGGGATACTTTAGGCAAAGCTGTAGATAAATTTAGTATTCCAAAATCTCAGGTTGTTTCAGATAAAAACCAACCAGAGGTTAGTTTGTGGAATGTTGATATTTTCCCACTTGCGGACACCATGTCGGAGTCTTTTCAACTGGCATTAACTATGTTAATGTCTTTTAATGATGATCGCAAGGCCTTAAACCTAGAATCTTATCAATTAGTTTCCATCAACTCTATCCTCAAATATAAAGCTATTCACGAAATGCTGAAATATAGACAAAAactatttgataaaattaatgtTCAGTATTAA